A stretch of Acidimicrobiales bacterium DNA encodes these proteins:
- a CDS encoding glycosyltransferase family 39 protein, translated as MLTRIRALTKQLRPVPTIVGIAVGGWLLRLWAILVYRPTCDTGAVDCYTVAGDAFYHHGQANLLADHGGYYNPLIHLATEQRTGVGELIDSAGDPPLFAAYLASWSKIGFDGVTDHRVVASFWGFALVLAVGLFTRRLAGNVAGAFAALIAALHPLMWINDIMLLSESMYQPFVVLMFWAAYEWIREPSRRNVAILGVTIALATMIRAEALSLYGFMVLPLIWWGVKALDTKEKVRQTVLCGLAGLLLMSPWLVYNNLRFEKPVTISAVTGTVMMGGACDGAWTGLSLGYWVNCFDEELIAQLEEDLPGTWPETEDDRVYYDESVTDEWNREQAIEYYLDNWRRYPKVALARMGRSLELYRVSHTLQMQYRVEGRWEEPSTVGLGVYYTLIPFSVVGALLLRRRRIRLTPLLAMWPMIMFASAITFGLTRYRVPIDIAMIVLASVAMSWIFHRLRAEGVFRAVLR; from the coding sequence ATGTTGACCCGCATCCGTGCGCTCACGAAGCAGCTGCGCCCGGTCCCGACGATCGTCGGCATCGCGGTCGGCGGCTGGCTCCTGCGACTGTGGGCGATCCTCGTCTACCGGCCGACGTGCGACACCGGAGCGGTCGACTGCTACACGGTCGCGGGCGACGCCTTCTACCACCACGGTCAGGCCAACCTGCTCGCCGACCACGGCGGCTACTACAACCCGCTCATCCATCTCGCCACGGAGCAGCGCACCGGCGTCGGCGAGCTCATCGACTCGGCCGGCGACCCGCCCCTGTTCGCCGCCTACCTCGCGTCCTGGTCGAAGATCGGGTTCGACGGCGTCACCGACCATCGAGTGGTCGCCAGCTTCTGGGGCTTCGCCCTCGTGCTCGCCGTGGGACTCTTCACCCGCCGCCTCGCGGGCAACGTGGCCGGCGCGTTCGCCGCCCTCATCGCCGCGCTCCACCCGCTGATGTGGATCAACGACATCATGCTGCTGAGCGAAAGCATGTACCAGCCCTTCGTGGTGCTCATGTTCTGGGCCGCCTACGAGTGGATCCGCGAACCGAGCCGCCGCAACGTCGCCATCCTCGGAGTGACGATCGCGCTCGCGACCATGATCCGGGCTGAGGCCCTCAGCCTCTACGGCTTCATGGTGCTGCCGCTGATCTGGTGGGGCGTGAAGGCGCTCGACACGAAGGAGAAGGTCCGCCAGACCGTGCTGTGCGGGCTCGCCGGGCTCCTGTTGATGTCGCCCTGGCTCGTCTACAACAACCTGCGCTTCGAGAAGCCGGTCACGATCAGCGCGGTGACCGGCACGGTGATGATGGGCGGCGCCTGCGACGGCGCGTGGACCGGCCTGTCGCTCGGCTACTGGGTCAACTGCTTCGACGAGGAGCTCATCGCCCAGCTCGAGGAGGACCTGCCGGGCACGTGGCCCGAGACCGAGGACGACCGCGTCTACTACGACGAGTCGGTCACCGATGAGTGGAACCGCGAACAGGCGATCGAGTACTACCTCGACAACTGGCGGCGCTACCCGAAGGTGGCGCTCGCCCGGATGGGCCGATCGCTCGAGCTCTACCGGGTGAGCCACACACTCCAGATGCAGTACCGGGTCGAAGGCCGCTGGGAGGAACCGTCCACGGTCGGGCTCGGCGTGTACTACACGCTGATCCCCTTCTCGGTGGTCGGCGCCCTGCTCCTGCGGCGACGGCGGATCCGTCTCACCCCGCTGCTCGCCATGTGGCCGATGATCATGTTCGCGTCGGCGATCACGTTCGGGCTGACCCGCTATCGGGTGCCGATCGACATCGCGATGATCGTGCTCGCCAGCGTGGCGATGAGCTGGATCTTCCATCGGCTGCGGGCCGAGGGCGTGTTCCGGGCGGTGCTGCGATGA
- a CDS encoding DUF2304 domain-containing protein, which produces MSTTAHIVFSAVLILTVLFIYSLVRQRVLKSKYALLWSVVAVALLPIAAVPSLVENVSDLLGIETPSNTILLAAVSLLFMTTVQLTYELSRIEARTQDLAEEFALLRARLDLNEPA; this is translated from the coding sequence ATGTCGACCACCGCGCACATCGTCTTCTCCGCCGTCCTGATCCTGACGGTGCTCTTCATCTACTCGCTGGTCCGACAGCGGGTGCTCAAGAGCAAATACGCCCTGCTCTGGTCGGTCGTCGCCGTCGCCCTGCTGCCGATCGCGGCCGTGCCGAGCCTGGTGGAGAACGTGTCGGACCTGCTCGGGATCGAGACGCCGTCCAACACGATCCTGCTCGCCGCCGTGTCGCTGCTCTTCATGACGACCGTGCAGCTCACCTACGAGCTGTCCCGCATCGAGGCCCGCACCCAGGACCTCGCCGAAGAATTCGCCCTGCTCCGCGCCCGCCTCGATCTCAACGAACCCGCCTGA
- a CDS encoding glycosyltransferase family 39 protein: MRWGNKFWWAVGLAFALAIAVRWIVMVRWYGDVPLIEEGTINDNLYYHGSANLLVDGHGFANPFEHHVTGEIIPTAAHPPGYTVYLAIWSLFGMDTVTWHRFAGGLLSASAVIPVGLLLRRLFDHRTAVLGMIGIAIHPPLWMNDALILSESMWIPLAAWSIFFAQRVYEDPSVRRVVELTVVLSLGALTRSEPFLMFFLLLTPLLMFHPRLEWRDRVKRTAMAAVLAMVILAPWVGRNVTIFDEPTYLAVGPGYVLELGNCDDTYSGEFLGYWSASCDDGTTWPEGADESGIAAAKYEKAQRYIRDNWTQLPKVGAARFGRIIGVYRPIQGIDFDVFFERRVRSHVVVGLLANYVVMAGAVLGAVVWRRRTSLLPIAAVAGTSLLTAVITFGVTRYRVGADVAFVILSAVALGHLIDRYGPPQAAPTADPAAPDPESIPAC, encoded by the coding sequence GTGCGCTGGGGAAACAAGTTCTGGTGGGCCGTCGGGCTCGCGTTCGCCCTGGCCATCGCCGTGCGTTGGATCGTCATGGTGCGCTGGTACGGCGACGTCCCGCTCATCGAAGAGGGGACGATCAACGACAACCTCTACTACCACGGCTCGGCGAACCTGCTCGTCGACGGCCACGGCTTCGCCAACCCGTTCGAGCACCACGTCACCGGCGAGATCATCCCGACCGCGGCGCATCCGCCGGGCTACACGGTGTACCTGGCCATCTGGTCGTTGTTCGGCATGGACACCGTCACGTGGCATCGCTTCGCCGGCGGTCTGCTGTCGGCCAGCGCCGTCATCCCGGTCGGCCTGCTCCTGCGCCGTCTGTTCGACCACCGGACCGCGGTCCTCGGCATGATCGGCATCGCGATCCATCCGCCGCTGTGGATGAACGACGCGCTGATCCTGTCGGAGTCGATGTGGATCCCGCTCGCGGCCTGGTCGATCTTCTTCGCCCAGCGGGTCTACGAGGATCCGTCCGTGCGTCGGGTCGTCGAGTTGACGGTCGTCCTCTCACTCGGCGCACTGACCCGCAGCGAGCCGTTCCTCATGTTCTTCCTGCTGCTCACGCCACTGCTGATGTTCCATCCACGGCTCGAGTGGCGCGACCGGGTGAAGCGCACGGCGATGGCCGCGGTCCTGGCGATGGTGATCCTCGCCCCCTGGGTGGGGCGCAACGTGACGATCTTCGACGAGCCGACCTATCTCGCCGTCGGCCCCGGCTACGTCCTCGAGCTCGGCAACTGTGACGACACCTATTCCGGCGAGTTCCTCGGCTACTGGAGCGCGTCCTGCGACGACGGCACGACATGGCCCGAGGGGGCCGACGAGTCCGGCATCGCGGCGGCCAAGTACGAGAAGGCACAGCGCTACATCCGGGACAACTGGACCCAGCTGCCCAAGGTCGGTGCGGCCCGGTTCGGGCGCATCATCGGCGTCTACCGGCCGATCCAGGGCATCGATTTCGACGTGTTCTTCGAGCGCCGGGTGCGCAGCCATGTCGTGGTCGGACTGCTCGCCAACTATGTCGTGATGGCCGGCGCGGTGCTCGGCGCGGTCGTGTGGCGGCGCCGCACATCGCTGCTGCCGATCGCCGCGGTGGCGGGCACGTCGCTGCTGACGGCCGTCATCACGTTCGGCGTGACCCGCTATCGGGTGGGGGCCGACGTGGCCTTCGTCATCCTGTCCGCCGTCGCGCTCGGCCATCTGATCGACCGCTACGGTCCACCCCAGGCAGCCCCCACCGCCGATCCCGCCGCACCCGACCCGGAGTCCATCCCGGCATGTTGA
- a CDS encoding methyltransferase domain-containing protein: MSTEIPEYGQDEMAHPLPKTAIVDRVEWLVEQCRGKRVIHVGFADAGFREQQSRAGSWLHGHIDEVATSLVGLDFDGPGVAAAVEAGYEAHLVDCTDAAAVAALALEPADVVLAGEVIEHLGAPGPFLAAMATLTAPGGTLIVTTPNAYGLVNVVANITRRIEVNHPDHVVMFTWRTLTQLMQREGWTPVDVATYVPSVRERGDRSRLEIAAVRLVAGTERLLGKLGRPYSADGLIVTAQRESMRGSDPSTFSGGGESTGV, translated from the coding sequence ATGAGCACCGAGATCCCGGAGTACGGCCAGGACGAGATGGCCCATCCGCTGCCGAAGACCGCGATCGTCGACCGGGTCGAGTGGCTGGTCGAGCAGTGCCGGGGGAAGCGGGTGATCCACGTCGGGTTCGCCGACGCCGGGTTCCGCGAACAGCAGAGCCGGGCGGGCAGCTGGCTCCACGGTCACATCGACGAGGTCGCCACGAGCCTCGTGGGGCTCGACTTCGACGGGCCGGGCGTCGCCGCCGCGGTGGAGGCGGGGTACGAGGCGCACCTGGTCGACTGCACCGATGCCGCCGCGGTGGCGGCGTTGGCGCTCGAGCCGGCCGACGTGGTGCTGGCCGGCGAGGTGATCGAGCACCTCGGCGCACCCGGACCGTTCCTGGCCGCGATGGCCACGCTCACGGCGCCGGGCGGCACCCTGATCGTCACGACACCGAACGCCTACGGGCTCGTCAATGTCGTCGCCAACATCACCCGTCGCATCGAGGTCAACCATCCCGACCATGTCGTGATGTTCACGTGGCGCACGCTCACGCAGCTGATGCAGCGCGAGGGATGGACCCCGGTCGACGTCGCCACCTACGTGCCGTCCGTACGCGAGCGCGGCGACCGCTCCCGCCTCGAGATCGCCGCCGTGCGCCTCGTCGCCGGCACCGAACGCCTCCTCGGCAAGCTCGGCCGCCCCTATTCCGCCGACGGCCTCATCGTCACCGCCCAGCGAGAAAGTATGAGGGGGTCAGACCCCAGTACTTTCTCGGGCGGGGGAGAAAGTACGGGGGTCTGA
- a CDS encoding polysaccharide deacetylase family protein, with the protein MSAVVFTLDLEDHRPDDTAELRFPAVTDALLDDLEKAGVIGTVFVVGEVVRDQPDLVARVAARGHELGLHGATHTPLPDLGPDAFRTATAEAMDRLAQVIQTPVLGFRAPIFSLVPESAWAPEILTDLGFTYSSSVLPARNPLYGWPGAPTEPFRWPSGLVEIPSPIFGVGPANVPLLGGVYLRVAPMPLIRWAAKKAPDHAWLYSHPYDFDPGEERWLLPEVGRLGSRVMWWGRAGMKDRVVSIVKGTDRRMIDMVHALGDDLPVFEMAAA; encoded by the coding sequence ATGAGCGCGGTCGTCTTCACGCTGGACCTGGAGGACCATCGGCCCGACGACACGGCCGAGCTCCGCTTCCCCGCGGTCACGGACGCGCTGCTCGACGATCTCGAGAAGGCCGGCGTCATCGGCACGGTCTTCGTCGTCGGCGAGGTGGTGCGTGACCAGCCGGATCTCGTCGCCCGGGTGGCGGCCCGCGGTCACGAGCTCGGCCTCCACGGCGCCACGCACACCCCGCTGCCCGACCTCGGGCCCGACGCGTTCCGCACCGCGACCGCGGAGGCGATGGATCGGCTCGCCCAGGTGATCCAGACCCCGGTCCTCGGTTTCCGGGCGCCGATCTTCTCGCTGGTCCCCGAGTCCGCCTGGGCGCCGGAGATCCTCACCGACCTCGGGTTCACCTATTCGTCGTCCGTGCTCCCGGCCCGCAACCCGCTCTACGGCTGGCCCGGCGCGCCGACCGAGCCGTTCCGGTGGCCGAGCGGCCTCGTGGAGATCCCGTCGCCGATCTTCGGGGTCGGTCCCGCGAACGTGCCCCTGCTCGGCGGCGTGTACCTCCGTGTCGCGCCGATGCCGTTGATCCGCTGGGCCGCGAAGAAGGCGCCGGACCATGCGTGGCTCTACTCGCATCCCTACGACTTCGACCCGGGGGAGGAGCGCTGGCTGCTCCCCGAGGTGGGGCGGCTCGGCAGCCGGGTCATGTGGTGGGGCCGCGCGGGGATGAAGGATCGCGTCGTGTCGATCGTGAAGGGAACCGACCGGCGGATGATCGACATGGTGCACGCGTTGGGCGACGATCTCCCCGTGTTCGAGATGGCGGCGGCATGA